The following proteins are encoded in a genomic region of Desulfonatronum thiodismutans:
- a CDS encoding DUF3309 family protein, which translates to MGTILVVILILVLIGALPTWKHSRSWGPYPSGGIGLILLILVILMLMGRI; encoded by the coding sequence ATGGGAACCATCCTGGTCGTCATTCTGATCCTTGTACTGATCGGCGCTTTGCCCACTTGGAAGCACAGTAGATCCTGGGGGCCTTACCCCAGTGGCGGAATCGGATTGATCCTGTTGATATTGGTCATCCTAATGCTGATGGGGCGAATTTGA
- a CDS encoding DUF3096 domain-containing protein: protein MQINIAPEPVVSLIAGILILIFPRLLNYIVAFYLIIFGILGLIR, encoded by the coding sequence ATGCAAATCAATATTGCGCCTGAGCCCGTTGTTTCGCTCATCGCGGGAATCCTGATTCTCATTTTTCCGAGATTGTTGAATTACATCGTGGCATTTTATTTGATCATATTCGGCATTCTCGGGCTGATTCGATGA
- a CDS encoding CsbD family protein, whose product MKSSTRDEVEGKKHQAKGKVKEVVGKAVGNPDMEVEGKVEKLGGVVQEKVGDVKRAAGK is encoded by the coding sequence ATGAAATCAAGCACGAGGGATGAGGTGGAAGGTAAGAAGCATCAGGCCAAAGGAAAGGTCAAGGAAGTTGTCGGGAAAGCAGTCGGCAATCCTGATATGGAAGTCGAGGGCAAAGTCGAAAAACTCGGCGGAGTTGTGCAGGAAAAAGTCGGCGATGTGAAAAGAGCCGCGGGAAAGTAG